A window of the Gossypium hirsutum isolate 1008001.06 chromosome A03, Gossypium_hirsutum_v2.1, whole genome shotgun sequence genome harbors these coding sequences:
- the LOC107886551 gene encoding pentatricopeptide repeat-containing protein At1g60770 isoform X2, which yields MMATKRGMNKTVSDQAIHLDLVAKAQGIPAAENYFVDLPEALKNHLTYGALLNCYCKELMTEKAEALMEKMKELNLPLSSMSYNSLMTLYTKIGLPERVQEIIQEMKSCGVIPDSYTYNVWMRALAAMNDISGVERVIEEMKRDAEDADDWTTYSNIASIYVDAGLFEKAEKALKELEKRNAHRNLSAFQFLITLYGRIGNLHEVYRIWRSLRLSFHKTANISYLNMIQVLINLKDLPGAEKCFREWESDCSTYDIRIANVLIGAYAKEGLLEKALELKERARRRGAKPNAKTWEIFLDYYLKNGDTKLAVDCVANAISTGRGDGRKWVPSSETIGTVMRHFEQVKEVDGAEGFVEILKKAVDRVGEEVFELLIRTYAAAGRKSPMMHRHLKMEKVEVSDASKQLLEVISVE from the coding sequence ATGATGGCGACTAAGAGGGGCATGAATAAGACTGTTAGTGATCAGGCTATCCATCTTGATTTGGTTGCCAAAGCTCAAGGGATTCCTGCTGCTGAAAATTACTTCGTTGATCTTCCTGAAGCACTGAAAAACCATCTAACTTATGGTGCCCTTCTCAACTGTTATTGTAAGGAATTGATGACTGAAAAAGCAGAAGCTCTGATGGAAAAGATGAAGGAACTTAACCTTCCTTTAAGCTCTATGTCTTATAATAGTCTCATGACTCTTTACACAAAGATTGGCCTGCCTGAAAGGGTACAAGAAATTATACAGGAAATGAAATCATGTGGTGTCATACCAGATTCATATACATACAACGTTTGGATGAGGGCTCTGGCTGCTATGAATGATATTTCTGGAGTTGAAAGAGTTATCGAGGAAATGAAGAGAGATGCTGAGGATGCTGATGATTGGACAACATATAGCAATATAGCATCAATTTATGTTGATGCCGGCTTGTTTGAGAAGGCAGAGAAGGCACTTAAGGAATTGGAAAAGAGAAATGCCCACAGAAATCTTTCTGCTTTCCAGTTTCTAATTACATTGTATGGCCGAATTGGAAATTTGCATGAAGTTTATCGAATATGGCGTTCATTGAGGCTCTCTTTTCACAAAACAGCCAATATAAGCTATCTGAATATGATTCAGGTATTAATAAACTTGAAAGATTTACCCGGAGCTGAGAAATGCTTTAGAGAATGGGAATCGGATTGCTCTACTTATGATATCCGGATTGCAAATGTCTTAATTGGAGCTTATGCCAAGGAGGGCTTGCTAGAAAAAGCTCTAGAGCTGAAGGAGAGGGCCCGTAGAAGAGGGGCGAAGCCTAATGCCAAAACTTGGGAGATctttttggattattatttgaaaaatgGAGACACCAAGCTGGCTGTTGATTGTGTGGCCAATGCAATTTCCACTGGCAGAGGAGATGGCAGAAAGTGGGTCCCATCATCTGAAACTATTGGGACGGTGATGCGTCATTTTGAGCAAGTGAAAGAAGTTGATGGGGCCGAAGGTTTTGTAGAGATTTTAAAGAAAGCTGTAGACCGTGTTGGAGAGGAAGTGTTTGAATTATTGATAAGAACTTATGCAGCTGCTGGAAGGAAAAGTCCCATGATGCATCGCCATTTGAAGATGGAAAAGGTGGAAGTGAGTGACGCAAGTAAGCAATTGCTTGAAGTGATTTCGGTTGAGTGA
- the LOC107886551 gene encoding pentatricopeptide repeat-containing protein At1g60770 isoform X1, with protein MALMQQLGRTKNVTRRSNKYLEEVLFHRLFKEGGSETSVRQQLNHFIKSSKRVYKWEVDETLKKLRHRKFYFPALKLSEMMATKRGMNKTVSDQAIHLDLVAKAQGIPAAENYFVDLPEALKNHLTYGALLNCYCKELMTEKAEALMEKMKELNLPLSSMSYNSLMTLYTKIGLPERVQEIIQEMKSCGVIPDSYTYNVWMRALAAMNDISGVERVIEEMKRDAEDADDWTTYSNIASIYVDAGLFEKAEKALKELEKRNAHRNLSAFQFLITLYGRIGNLHEVYRIWRSLRLSFHKTANISYLNMIQVLINLKDLPGAEKCFREWESDCSTYDIRIANVLIGAYAKEGLLEKALELKERARRRGAKPNAKTWEIFLDYYLKNGDTKLAVDCVANAISTGRGDGRKWVPSSETIGTVMRHFEQVKEVDGAEGFVEILKKAVDRVGEEVFELLIRTYAAAGRKSPMMHRHLKMEKVEVSDASKQLLEVISVE; from the exons ATGGCGTTGATGCAGCAATTGGGACGGACCAAGAATGTGACGAGAAGGTCAAACAAGTACTTAGAAGAAGTTCTTTTCCACCGGCTTTTTAAGGAAGGCGGCTCGGAAACTAGCGTGCGGCAGCAGCTTAATCACTTCATCAAGAGCTCCAAGCGTGTCTACAAATGGGAAGTAGACGAGACTCTCAAGAAGCTTCGCCACCGTAAGTTCTATTTCCCTGCTCTCAAG CTGTCTGAAATGATGGCGACTAAGAGGGGCATGAATAAGACTGTTAGTGATCAGGCTATCCATCTTGATTTGGTTGCCAAAGCTCAAGGGATTCCTGCTGCTGAAAATTACTTCGTTGATCTTCCTGAAGCACTGAAAAACCATCTAACTTATGGTGCCCTTCTCAACTGTTATTGTAAGGAATTGATGACTGAAAAAGCAGAAGCTCTGATGGAAAAGATGAAGGAACTTAACCTTCCTTTAAGCTCTATGTCTTATAATAGTCTCATGACTCTTTACACAAAGATTGGCCTGCCTGAAAGGGTACAAGAAATTATACAGGAAATGAAATCATGTGGTGTCATACCAGATTCATATACATACAACGTTTGGATGAGGGCTCTGGCTGCTATGAATGATATTTCTGGAGTTGAAAGAGTTATCGAGGAAATGAAGAGAGATGCTGAGGATGCTGATGATTGGACAACATATAGCAATATAGCATCAATTTATGTTGATGCCGGCTTGTTTGAGAAGGCAGAGAAGGCACTTAAGGAATTGGAAAAGAGAAATGCCCACAGAAATCTTTCTGCTTTCCAGTTTCTAATTACATTGTATGGCCGAATTGGAAATTTGCATGAAGTTTATCGAATATGGCGTTCATTGAGGCTCTCTTTTCACAAAACAGCCAATATAAGCTATCTGAATATGATTCAGGTATTAATAAACTTGAAAGATTTACCCGGAGCTGAGAAATGCTTTAGAGAATGGGAATCGGATTGCTCTACTTATGATATCCGGATTGCAAATGTCTTAATTGGAGCTTATGCCAAGGAGGGCTTGCTAGAAAAAGCTCTAGAGCTGAAGGAGAGGGCCCGTAGAAGAGGGGCGAAGCCTAATGCCAAAACTTGGGAGATctttttggattattatttgaaaaatgGAGACACCAAGCTGGCTGTTGATTGTGTGGCCAATGCAATTTCCACTGGCAGAGGAGATGGCAGAAAGTGGGTCCCATCATCTGAAACTATTGGGACGGTGATGCGTCATTTTGAGCAAGTGAAAGAAGTTGATGGGGCCGAAGGTTTTGTAGAGATTTTAAAGAAAGCTGTAGACCGTGTTGGAGAGGAAGTGTTTGAATTATTGATAAGAACTTATGCAGCTGCTGGAAGGAAAAGTCCCATGATGCATCGCCATTTGAAGATGGAAAAGGTGGAAGTGAGTGACGCAAGTAAGCAATTGCTTGAAGTGATTTCGGTTGAGTGA